The Helianthus annuus cultivar XRQ/B chromosome 16, HanXRQr2.0-SUNRISE, whole genome shotgun sequence genome includes a window with the following:
- the LOC110889875 gene encoding protein root UVB sensitive 5 isoform X4: MSFALHLSFPIFKSDSLPPKLTRVPFLCNSSSNSNQSYPSKQESQDDSQSQHHQVLLVERYMNGTAKRYILDDEFQLTTFLEDESKSNGFSSKELPWLPDLVKDFVLPAGYPGSVSDDYLEYMLFQFPTNVTGWICHTLVTSSLLKAVGLDYSSATTAAASAAAIRWVSKDGIGAVGRFFIGGRFGNLFDDDPKQWRMYADFIGSAGSIFDLCTPLYPAYFLPLASLGNLTKAVARGLKDPSFRVIQSHFAVSGNLGDVAAKEEVWDVSAQLIGLGLGILVLSTPGLVNSYPVLASTWMTMRLLHLWLRYQSLSVLQFNTVNLKRARILVNMHVSSSTVLGCEECNKMENILSWEIFSVPRIVFGVSLSDMLDGDTSGLKVKKLLELYSKEKYILVLNQQPFKDFEVLVSFKERVQVRTIELAFDYGVDKRAKGEHHQLEYDPRLKRWSYKPLDAAKCLADVLAL, from the exons ATGTCATTCGCTCTGCACCTCTCTTTCCCAATTTTCAAATCTGATAGCCTCCCCCCCAAACTTACCAGGGTTCCATTTCTATGCAACTCGTCTTCCAATTCCAACCAATCTTATCCTTCCAAACAAGAATCCCAAGATGATTCTCAAAG CCAGCATCATCAAGTTCTTTTGGTGGAAAGATACATGAACGGAACTGCAAAGAG GTATATACTGGATGATGAATTTCAACTAACAACCTTTCTTGAGGATGAATCCAAATCTAATGGATTTTCTTCAAAGGAACTGCCATGGCTTCCTGATTTAGTCAAAGATTTTGTTCTGCCTGCTGGTTACCCAG GGTCTGTTTCAGATGATTACCTGGAATATATGCTGTTTCAGTTTCCAACCAATGTCACTGGATGGATCTGTCACACTTTGGTCACTTCAAGCCTTCTAAAG GCTGTTGGTTTAGACTATTCTTCTGCAACTACCGCCGCCGCTTCTGCTGCTGCCATCAG ATGGGTGTCGAAAGATGGAATTGGTGCCGTTGGGCGTTTTTTCATTG GTGGGCGATTTGGAAATCTTTTTGATGATGATCCAAAACAATGGCGAATGTATGCCGACTTCATAGGAAGTGCTGGAAG CATCTTCGATCTCTGTACACCTCTCTACCCTGCATATTTCCTTCCACTAGCATCTCTAGGGAATCTTACTAAG GCTGTAGCAAGAGGGCTAAAGGATCCATCATTTCGGGTGATTCAAAGTCATTTTGCTGTTTCTGGAAATCTTGGAGATGTGGCAGCAAAG GAGGAAGTTTGGGACGTATCTGCACAGCTCATTGGCCTTGGTCTGGGCATATTGGTCCTG TCAACACCTGGTCTTGTTAATTCATATCCAGTTTTAGCATCGACATGGATGACCATGCGGCTTCTGCACCTTTGGCTACGTTATCAATCTCTTTCAGTTCTTCAGTTCAATACG GTAAATCTAAAGCGGGCCCGGATTTTGGTGAACATGCATGTCTCAAGCTCAACAGTTTTGG gATGTGAGGAATGCAATAAAATGGAAAATATATTATCATGGGAGATATTTTCGGTACCTCGAATAGTTTTTGGTGTGTCTCTGTCTGACATGCTTGATGGTGACACATCAGGCCTCAAG GTGAAGAAGCTTCTAGAACTTTATTCTAAGGAGAAATATATCCTTGTCCTCAACCAGCAGCCTTTCAAAGATTTTGAAGTCCTTGTCTCCTTTAAG GAGCGAGTTCAAGTGAGAACCATTGAATTGGCCTTTGATTATGGAGTGGACAAAAGGGCGAAAGGTGAGCATCATCAATTGGAATATGACCCACgactaaaaa GATGGAGCTACAAGCCTCTCGATGCTGCGAAGTGTTTGGCAGACGTATTGGCTCTATAA
- the LOC110889875 gene encoding protein root UVB sensitive 5 isoform X5: protein MSFALHLSFPIFKSDSLPPKLTRVPFLCNSSSNSNQSYPSKQESQDDSQSQHHQVLLVERYMNGTAKRYILDDEFQLTTFLEDESKSNGFSSKELPWLPDLVKDFVLPAGYPGSVSDDYLEYMLFQFPTNVTGWICHTLVTSSLLKAVGLDYSSATTAAASAAAIRWVSKDGIGAVGRFFIGGRFGNLFDDDPKQWRMYADFIGSAGSIFDLCTPLYPAYFLPLASLGNLTKAVARGLKDPSFRVIQSHFAVSGNLGDVAAKEEVWDVSAQLIGLGLGILVLSTPGLVNSYPVLASTWMTMRLLHLWLRYQSLSVLQFNTVNLKRARILVNMHVSSSTVLGCEECNKMENILSWEIFSVPRIVFGVSLSDMLDGDTSGLKVKKLLELYSKEKYILVLNQQPFKDFEVLVSFKERVQVRTIELAFDYGVDKRAKGWSYKPLDAAKCLADVLAL, encoded by the exons ATGTCATTCGCTCTGCACCTCTCTTTCCCAATTTTCAAATCTGATAGCCTCCCCCCCAAACTTACCAGGGTTCCATTTCTATGCAACTCGTCTTCCAATTCCAACCAATCTTATCCTTCCAAACAAGAATCCCAAGATGATTCTCAAAG CCAGCATCATCAAGTTCTTTTGGTGGAAAGATACATGAACGGAACTGCAAAGAG GTATATACTGGATGATGAATTTCAACTAACAACCTTTCTTGAGGATGAATCCAAATCTAATGGATTTTCTTCAAAGGAACTGCCATGGCTTCCTGATTTAGTCAAAGATTTTGTTCTGCCTGCTGGTTACCCAG GGTCTGTTTCAGATGATTACCTGGAATATATGCTGTTTCAGTTTCCAACCAATGTCACTGGATGGATCTGTCACACTTTGGTCACTTCAAGCCTTCTAAAG GCTGTTGGTTTAGACTATTCTTCTGCAACTACCGCCGCCGCTTCTGCTGCTGCCATCAG ATGGGTGTCGAAAGATGGAATTGGTGCCGTTGGGCGTTTTTTCATTG GTGGGCGATTTGGAAATCTTTTTGATGATGATCCAAAACAATGGCGAATGTATGCCGACTTCATAGGAAGTGCTGGAAG CATCTTCGATCTCTGTACACCTCTCTACCCTGCATATTTCCTTCCACTAGCATCTCTAGGGAATCTTACTAAG GCTGTAGCAAGAGGGCTAAAGGATCCATCATTTCGGGTGATTCAAAGTCATTTTGCTGTTTCTGGAAATCTTGGAGATGTGGCAGCAAAG GAGGAAGTTTGGGACGTATCTGCACAGCTCATTGGCCTTGGTCTGGGCATATTGGTCCTG TCAACACCTGGTCTTGTTAATTCATATCCAGTTTTAGCATCGACATGGATGACCATGCGGCTTCTGCACCTTTGGCTACGTTATCAATCTCTTTCAGTTCTTCAGTTCAATACG GTAAATCTAAAGCGGGCCCGGATTTTGGTGAACATGCATGTCTCAAGCTCAACAGTTTTGG gATGTGAGGAATGCAATAAAATGGAAAATATATTATCATGGGAGATATTTTCGGTACCTCGAATAGTTTTTGGTGTGTCTCTGTCTGACATGCTTGATGGTGACACATCAGGCCTCAAG GTGAAGAAGCTTCTAGAACTTTATTCTAAGGAGAAATATATCCTTGTCCTCAACCAGCAGCCTTTCAAAGATTTTGAAGTCCTTGTCTCCTTTAAG GAGCGAGTTCAAGTGAGAACCATTGAATTGGCCTTTGATTATGGAGTGGACAAAAGGGCGAAAG GATGGAGCTACAAGCCTCTCGATGCTGCGAAGTGTTTGGCAGACGTATTGGCTCTATAA
- the LOC110889875 gene encoding protein root UVB sensitive 5 isoform X6, with translation MSFALHLSFPIFKSDSLPPKLTRVPFLCNSSSNSNQSYPSKQESQDDSQSQHHQVLLVERYMNGTAKRYILDDEFQLTTFLEDESKSNGFSSKELPWLPDLVKDFVLPAGYPGSVSDDYLEYMLFQFPTNVTGWICHTLVTSSLLKAVGLDYSSATTAAASAAAIRWVSKDGIGAVGRFFIGGRFGNLFDDDPKQWRMYADFIGSAGSIFDLCTPLYPAYFLPLASLGNLTKAVARGLKDPSFRVIQSHFAVSGNLGDVAAKSTPGLVNSYPVLASTWMTMRLLHLWLRYQSLSVLQFNTVNLKRARILVNMHVSSSTVLGCEECNKMENILSWEIFSVPRIVFGVSLSDMLDGDTSGLKVKKLLELYSKEKYILVLNQQPFKDFEVLVSFKERVQVRTIELAFDYGVDKRAKGEHHQLEYDPRLKRWSYKPLDAAKCLADVLAL, from the exons ATGTCATTCGCTCTGCACCTCTCTTTCCCAATTTTCAAATCTGATAGCCTCCCCCCCAAACTTACCAGGGTTCCATTTCTATGCAACTCGTCTTCCAATTCCAACCAATCTTATCCTTCCAAACAAGAATCCCAAGATGATTCTCAAAG CCAGCATCATCAAGTTCTTTTGGTGGAAAGATACATGAACGGAACTGCAAAGAG GTATATACTGGATGATGAATTTCAACTAACAACCTTTCTTGAGGATGAATCCAAATCTAATGGATTTTCTTCAAAGGAACTGCCATGGCTTCCTGATTTAGTCAAAGATTTTGTTCTGCCTGCTGGTTACCCAG GGTCTGTTTCAGATGATTACCTGGAATATATGCTGTTTCAGTTTCCAACCAATGTCACTGGATGGATCTGTCACACTTTGGTCACTTCAAGCCTTCTAAAG GCTGTTGGTTTAGACTATTCTTCTGCAACTACCGCCGCCGCTTCTGCTGCTGCCATCAG ATGGGTGTCGAAAGATGGAATTGGTGCCGTTGGGCGTTTTTTCATTG GTGGGCGATTTGGAAATCTTTTTGATGATGATCCAAAACAATGGCGAATGTATGCCGACTTCATAGGAAGTGCTGGAAG CATCTTCGATCTCTGTACACCTCTCTACCCTGCATATTTCCTTCCACTAGCATCTCTAGGGAATCTTACTAAG GCTGTAGCAAGAGGGCTAAAGGATCCATCATTTCGGGTGATTCAAAGTCATTTTGCTGTTTCTGGAAATCTTGGAGATGTGGCAGCAAAG TCAACACCTGGTCTTGTTAATTCATATCCAGTTTTAGCATCGACATGGATGACCATGCGGCTTCTGCACCTTTGGCTACGTTATCAATCTCTTTCAGTTCTTCAGTTCAATACG GTAAATCTAAAGCGGGCCCGGATTTTGGTGAACATGCATGTCTCAAGCTCAACAGTTTTGG gATGTGAGGAATGCAATAAAATGGAAAATATATTATCATGGGAGATATTTTCGGTACCTCGAATAGTTTTTGGTGTGTCTCTGTCTGACATGCTTGATGGTGACACATCAGGCCTCAAG GTGAAGAAGCTTCTAGAACTTTATTCTAAGGAGAAATATATCCTTGTCCTCAACCAGCAGCCTTTCAAAGATTTTGAAGTCCTTGTCTCCTTTAAG GAGCGAGTTCAAGTGAGAACCATTGAATTGGCCTTTGATTATGGAGTGGACAAAAGGGCGAAAGGTGAGCATCATCAATTGGAATATGACCCACgactaaaaa GATGGAGCTACAAGCCTCTCGATGCTGCGAAGTGTTTGGCAGACGTATTGGCTCTATAA
- the LOC110889875 gene encoding protein root UVB sensitive 5 isoform X7 produces the protein MSFALHLSFPIFKSDSLPPKLTRVPFLCNSSSNSNQSYPSKQESQDDSQSQHHQVLLVERYMNGTAKRYILDDEFQLTTFLEDESKSNGFSSKELPWLPDLVKDFVLPAGYPGSVSDDYLEYMLFQFPTNVTGWICHTLVTSSLLKAVGLDYSSATTAAASAAAIRWVSKDGIGAVGRFFIGGRFGNLFDDDPKQWRMYADFIGSAGSIFDLCTPLYPAYFLPLASLGNLTKAVARGLKDPSFRVIQSHFAVSGNLGDVAAKSTPGLVNSYPVLASTWMTMRLLHLWLRYQSLSVLQFNTVNLKRARILVNMHVSSSTVLGCEECNKMENILSWEIFSVPRIVFGVSLSDMLDGDTSGLKVKKLLELYSKEKYILVLNQQPFKDFEVLVSFKERVQVRTIELAFDYGVDKRAKGWSYKPLDAAKCLADVLAL, from the exons ATGTCATTCGCTCTGCACCTCTCTTTCCCAATTTTCAAATCTGATAGCCTCCCCCCCAAACTTACCAGGGTTCCATTTCTATGCAACTCGTCTTCCAATTCCAACCAATCTTATCCTTCCAAACAAGAATCCCAAGATGATTCTCAAAG CCAGCATCATCAAGTTCTTTTGGTGGAAAGATACATGAACGGAACTGCAAAGAG GTATATACTGGATGATGAATTTCAACTAACAACCTTTCTTGAGGATGAATCCAAATCTAATGGATTTTCTTCAAAGGAACTGCCATGGCTTCCTGATTTAGTCAAAGATTTTGTTCTGCCTGCTGGTTACCCAG GGTCTGTTTCAGATGATTACCTGGAATATATGCTGTTTCAGTTTCCAACCAATGTCACTGGATGGATCTGTCACACTTTGGTCACTTCAAGCCTTCTAAAG GCTGTTGGTTTAGACTATTCTTCTGCAACTACCGCCGCCGCTTCTGCTGCTGCCATCAG ATGGGTGTCGAAAGATGGAATTGGTGCCGTTGGGCGTTTTTTCATTG GTGGGCGATTTGGAAATCTTTTTGATGATGATCCAAAACAATGGCGAATGTATGCCGACTTCATAGGAAGTGCTGGAAG CATCTTCGATCTCTGTACACCTCTCTACCCTGCATATTTCCTTCCACTAGCATCTCTAGGGAATCTTACTAAG GCTGTAGCAAGAGGGCTAAAGGATCCATCATTTCGGGTGATTCAAAGTCATTTTGCTGTTTCTGGAAATCTTGGAGATGTGGCAGCAAAG TCAACACCTGGTCTTGTTAATTCATATCCAGTTTTAGCATCGACATGGATGACCATGCGGCTTCTGCACCTTTGGCTACGTTATCAATCTCTTTCAGTTCTTCAGTTCAATACG GTAAATCTAAAGCGGGCCCGGATTTTGGTGAACATGCATGTCTCAAGCTCAACAGTTTTGG gATGTGAGGAATGCAATAAAATGGAAAATATATTATCATGGGAGATATTTTCGGTACCTCGAATAGTTTTTGGTGTGTCTCTGTCTGACATGCTTGATGGTGACACATCAGGCCTCAAG GTGAAGAAGCTTCTAGAACTTTATTCTAAGGAGAAATATATCCTTGTCCTCAACCAGCAGCCTTTCAAAGATTTTGAAGTCCTTGTCTCCTTTAAG GAGCGAGTTCAAGTGAGAACCATTGAATTGGCCTTTGATTATGGAGTGGACAAAAGGGCGAAAG GATGGAGCTACAAGCCTCTCGATGCTGCGAAGTGTTTGGCAGACGTATTGGCTCTATAA
- the LOC110889875 gene encoding protein root UVB sensitive 5 isoform X2 has translation MSFALHLSFPIFKSDSLPPKLTRVPFLCNSSSNSNQSYPSKQESQDDSQRYILDDEFQLTTFLEDESKSNGFSSKELPWLPDLVKDFVLPAGYPGSVSDDYLEYMLFQFPTNVTGWICHTLVTSSLLKAVGLDYSSATTAAASAAAIRWVSKDGIGAVGRFFIGGRFGNLFDDDPKQWRMYADFIGSAGSIFDLCTPLYPAYFLPLASLGNLTKAVARGLKDPSFRVIQSHFAVSGNLGDVAAKEEVWDVSAQLIGLGLGILVLSTPGLVNSYPVLASTWMTMRLLHLWLRYQSLSVLQFNTVNLKRARILVNMHVSSSTVLGCEECNKMENILSWEIFSVPRIVFGVSLSDMLDGDTSGLKVKKLLELYSKEKYILVLNQQPFKDFEVLVSFKDGATSLSMLRSVWQTYWLYKNQSRQENMFDQLQESLKELDHQFDMFLQQLRDVGWDIDSINLKVRKDVFIQDFSMY, from the exons ATGTCATTCGCTCTGCACCTCTCTTTCCCAATTTTCAAATCTGATAGCCTCCCCCCCAAACTTACCAGGGTTCCATTTCTATGCAACTCGTCTTCCAATTCCAACCAATCTTATCCTTCCAAACAAGAATCCCAAGATGATTCTCAAAG GTATATACTGGATGATGAATTTCAACTAACAACCTTTCTTGAGGATGAATCCAAATCTAATGGATTTTCTTCAAAGGAACTGCCATGGCTTCCTGATTTAGTCAAAGATTTTGTTCTGCCTGCTGGTTACCCAG GGTCTGTTTCAGATGATTACCTGGAATATATGCTGTTTCAGTTTCCAACCAATGTCACTGGATGGATCTGTCACACTTTGGTCACTTCAAGCCTTCTAAAG GCTGTTGGTTTAGACTATTCTTCTGCAACTACCGCCGCCGCTTCTGCTGCTGCCATCAG ATGGGTGTCGAAAGATGGAATTGGTGCCGTTGGGCGTTTTTTCATTG GTGGGCGATTTGGAAATCTTTTTGATGATGATCCAAAACAATGGCGAATGTATGCCGACTTCATAGGAAGTGCTGGAAG CATCTTCGATCTCTGTACACCTCTCTACCCTGCATATTTCCTTCCACTAGCATCTCTAGGGAATCTTACTAAG GCTGTAGCAAGAGGGCTAAAGGATCCATCATTTCGGGTGATTCAAAGTCATTTTGCTGTTTCTGGAAATCTTGGAGATGTGGCAGCAAAG GAGGAAGTTTGGGACGTATCTGCACAGCTCATTGGCCTTGGTCTGGGCATATTGGTCCTG TCAACACCTGGTCTTGTTAATTCATATCCAGTTTTAGCATCGACATGGATGACCATGCGGCTTCTGCACCTTTGGCTACGTTATCAATCTCTTTCAGTTCTTCAGTTCAATACG GTAAATCTAAAGCGGGCCCGGATTTTGGTGAACATGCATGTCTCAAGCTCAACAGTTTTGG gATGTGAGGAATGCAATAAAATGGAAAATATATTATCATGGGAGATATTTTCGGTACCTCGAATAGTTTTTGGTGTGTCTCTGTCTGACATGCTTGATGGTGACACATCAGGCCTCAAG GTGAAGAAGCTTCTAGAACTTTATTCTAAGGAGAAATATATCCTTGTCCTCAACCAGCAGCCTTTCAAAGATTTTGAAGTCCTTGTCTCCTTTAAG GATGGAGCTACAAGCCTCTCGATGCTGCGAAGTGTTTGGCAGACGTATTGGCTCTATAAGAATCAAagcagacaagaaaacatgtttgatcaacttcaagaaAGCCTGAAAGAACTTGATCATCAATTTGACATGTTTTTGCAGCAGCTAAGAGACGTCGGATGGGACATCGATAGCATAAATTTGAAAGTTCGTAAAGACGTTTTTATCCAAGATTTTTCCATGTATTGA
- the LOC110889875 gene encoding protein root UVB sensitive 5 isoform X3 — MSFALHLSFPIFKSDSLPPKLTRVPFLCNSSSNSNQSYPSKQESQDDSQSQHHQVLLVERYMNGTAKRYILDDEFQLTTFLEDESKSNGFSSKELPWLPDLVKDFVLPAGYPGSVSDDYLEYMLFQFPTNVTGWICHTLVTSSLLKAVGLDYSSATTAAASAAAIRWVSKDGIGAVGRFFIGGRFGNLFDDDPKQWRMYADFIGSAGSIFDLCTPLYPAYFLPLASLGNLTKAVARGLKDPSFRVIQSHFAVSGNLGDVAAKSTPGLVNSYPVLASTWMTMRLLHLWLRYQSLSVLQFNTVNLKRARILVNMHVSSSTVLGCEECNKMENILSWEIFSVPRIVFGVSLSDMLDGDTSGLKVKKLLELYSKEKYILVLNQQPFKDFEVLVSFKDGATSLSMLRSVWQTYWLYKNQSRQENMFDQLQESLKELDHQFDMFLQQLRDVGWDIDSINLKVRKDVFIQDFSMY; from the exons ATGTCATTCGCTCTGCACCTCTCTTTCCCAATTTTCAAATCTGATAGCCTCCCCCCCAAACTTACCAGGGTTCCATTTCTATGCAACTCGTCTTCCAATTCCAACCAATCTTATCCTTCCAAACAAGAATCCCAAGATGATTCTCAAAG CCAGCATCATCAAGTTCTTTTGGTGGAAAGATACATGAACGGAACTGCAAAGAG GTATATACTGGATGATGAATTTCAACTAACAACCTTTCTTGAGGATGAATCCAAATCTAATGGATTTTCTTCAAAGGAACTGCCATGGCTTCCTGATTTAGTCAAAGATTTTGTTCTGCCTGCTGGTTACCCAG GGTCTGTTTCAGATGATTACCTGGAATATATGCTGTTTCAGTTTCCAACCAATGTCACTGGATGGATCTGTCACACTTTGGTCACTTCAAGCCTTCTAAAG GCTGTTGGTTTAGACTATTCTTCTGCAACTACCGCCGCCGCTTCTGCTGCTGCCATCAG ATGGGTGTCGAAAGATGGAATTGGTGCCGTTGGGCGTTTTTTCATTG GTGGGCGATTTGGAAATCTTTTTGATGATGATCCAAAACAATGGCGAATGTATGCCGACTTCATAGGAAGTGCTGGAAG CATCTTCGATCTCTGTACACCTCTCTACCCTGCATATTTCCTTCCACTAGCATCTCTAGGGAATCTTACTAAG GCTGTAGCAAGAGGGCTAAAGGATCCATCATTTCGGGTGATTCAAAGTCATTTTGCTGTTTCTGGAAATCTTGGAGATGTGGCAGCAAAG TCAACACCTGGTCTTGTTAATTCATATCCAGTTTTAGCATCGACATGGATGACCATGCGGCTTCTGCACCTTTGGCTACGTTATCAATCTCTTTCAGTTCTTCAGTTCAATACG GTAAATCTAAAGCGGGCCCGGATTTTGGTGAACATGCATGTCTCAAGCTCAACAGTTTTGG gATGTGAGGAATGCAATAAAATGGAAAATATATTATCATGGGAGATATTTTCGGTACCTCGAATAGTTTTTGGTGTGTCTCTGTCTGACATGCTTGATGGTGACACATCAGGCCTCAAG GTGAAGAAGCTTCTAGAACTTTATTCTAAGGAGAAATATATCCTTGTCCTCAACCAGCAGCCTTTCAAAGATTTTGAAGTCCTTGTCTCCTTTAAG GATGGAGCTACAAGCCTCTCGATGCTGCGAAGTGTTTGGCAGACGTATTGGCTCTATAAGAATCAAagcagacaagaaaacatgtttgatcaacttcaagaaAGCCTGAAAGAACTTGATCATCAATTTGACATGTTTTTGCAGCAGCTAAGAGACGTCGGATGGGACATCGATAGCATAAATTTGAAAGTTCGTAAAGACGTTTTTATCCAAGATTTTTCCATGTATTGA
- the LOC110889875 gene encoding protein root UVB sensitive 5 isoform X1 has translation MSFALHLSFPIFKSDSLPPKLTRVPFLCNSSSNSNQSYPSKQESQDDSQSQHHQVLLVERYMNGTAKRYILDDEFQLTTFLEDESKSNGFSSKELPWLPDLVKDFVLPAGYPGSVSDDYLEYMLFQFPTNVTGWICHTLVTSSLLKAVGLDYSSATTAAASAAAIRWVSKDGIGAVGRFFIGGRFGNLFDDDPKQWRMYADFIGSAGSIFDLCTPLYPAYFLPLASLGNLTKAVARGLKDPSFRVIQSHFAVSGNLGDVAAKEEVWDVSAQLIGLGLGILVLSTPGLVNSYPVLASTWMTMRLLHLWLRYQSLSVLQFNTVNLKRARILVNMHVSSSTVLGCEECNKMENILSWEIFSVPRIVFGVSLSDMLDGDTSGLKVKKLLELYSKEKYILVLNQQPFKDFEVLVSFKDGATSLSMLRSVWQTYWLYKNQSRQENMFDQLQESLKELDHQFDMFLQQLRDVGWDIDSINLKVRKDVFIQDFSMY, from the exons ATGTCATTCGCTCTGCACCTCTCTTTCCCAATTTTCAAATCTGATAGCCTCCCCCCCAAACTTACCAGGGTTCCATTTCTATGCAACTCGTCTTCCAATTCCAACCAATCTTATCCTTCCAAACAAGAATCCCAAGATGATTCTCAAAG CCAGCATCATCAAGTTCTTTTGGTGGAAAGATACATGAACGGAACTGCAAAGAG GTATATACTGGATGATGAATTTCAACTAACAACCTTTCTTGAGGATGAATCCAAATCTAATGGATTTTCTTCAAAGGAACTGCCATGGCTTCCTGATTTAGTCAAAGATTTTGTTCTGCCTGCTGGTTACCCAG GGTCTGTTTCAGATGATTACCTGGAATATATGCTGTTTCAGTTTCCAACCAATGTCACTGGATGGATCTGTCACACTTTGGTCACTTCAAGCCTTCTAAAG GCTGTTGGTTTAGACTATTCTTCTGCAACTACCGCCGCCGCTTCTGCTGCTGCCATCAG ATGGGTGTCGAAAGATGGAATTGGTGCCGTTGGGCGTTTTTTCATTG GTGGGCGATTTGGAAATCTTTTTGATGATGATCCAAAACAATGGCGAATGTATGCCGACTTCATAGGAAGTGCTGGAAG CATCTTCGATCTCTGTACACCTCTCTACCCTGCATATTTCCTTCCACTAGCATCTCTAGGGAATCTTACTAAG GCTGTAGCAAGAGGGCTAAAGGATCCATCATTTCGGGTGATTCAAAGTCATTTTGCTGTTTCTGGAAATCTTGGAGATGTGGCAGCAAAG GAGGAAGTTTGGGACGTATCTGCACAGCTCATTGGCCTTGGTCTGGGCATATTGGTCCTG TCAACACCTGGTCTTGTTAATTCATATCCAGTTTTAGCATCGACATGGATGACCATGCGGCTTCTGCACCTTTGGCTACGTTATCAATCTCTTTCAGTTCTTCAGTTCAATACG GTAAATCTAAAGCGGGCCCGGATTTTGGTGAACATGCATGTCTCAAGCTCAACAGTTTTGG gATGTGAGGAATGCAATAAAATGGAAAATATATTATCATGGGAGATATTTTCGGTACCTCGAATAGTTTTTGGTGTGTCTCTGTCTGACATGCTTGATGGTGACACATCAGGCCTCAAG GTGAAGAAGCTTCTAGAACTTTATTCTAAGGAGAAATATATCCTTGTCCTCAACCAGCAGCCTTTCAAAGATTTTGAAGTCCTTGTCTCCTTTAAG GATGGAGCTACAAGCCTCTCGATGCTGCGAAGTGTTTGGCAGACGTATTGGCTCTATAAGAATCAAagcagacaagaaaacatgtttgatcaacttcaagaaAGCCTGAAAGAACTTGATCATCAATTTGACATGTTTTTGCAGCAGCTAAGAGACGTCGGATGGGACATCGATAGCATAAATTTGAAAGTTCGTAAAGACGTTTTTATCCAAGATTTTTCCATGTATTGA